Proteins encoded together in one Camelina sativa cultivar DH55 chromosome 9, Cs, whole genome shotgun sequence window:
- the LOC104715575 gene encoding putative F-box protein At3g52320 encodes MASREIPEEVLIDILIRLPVKSLMRFKCVSRIWLSLITSRYFTNLYLKSSSHRRVFLYAKTQSEYALLTSSTHDHSDTTSVSVFDQDWTIPGMGEHFLNADRGLVCFQAGTRVRIGNLNTRQLVELPIVINSEGKCKSNDNVWYYLGHDPVHDEYKVLSIVWELDNKHRVVRSEHRVLVLGAGASWKKTKCHITHRLNAYEF; translated from the coding sequence atggcgTCACGAGAGATCCCTGAAGAGGTGTTGATCGATATCCTAATCAGATTGCCGGTGAAATCTCTGATGAGATTTAAGTGCGTCTCAAGGATCTGGCTTTCCCTTATCACCTCTCGATACTTCACCAACCTTTACCTTAAATCCTCATCACACCGACGCGTGTTCTTGTATGCGAAAACGCAGAGCGAGTATGCGTTGCTCACATCATCGACTCATGATCACTCGGACACAACCTCTGTCTCTGTGTTTGACCAAGATTGGACCATACCGGGAATGGGAGAGCACTTTTTGAACGCTGATCGTGGCTTGGTGTGTTTCCAAGCTGGGACGAGAGTGCGAATTGGTAACCTTAACACAAGGCAGCTGGTGGAATTGCCAATTGTTATAAATTCTGAAGGAAAATGTAAGAGTAACGATAATGTATGGTACTATTTAGGACACGATCCTGTTCATGACGAATACAAAGTTCTTAGCATAGTTTGGGAGCTCGACAACAAACATAGAGTAGTGAGATCAGAACATCGAGTATTGGTACTTGGAGCTGGAGCATCATGGAAAAAGACTAAATGCCACATTACTCATAGACTAAATGCTTATGAGTTTTGA
- the LOC109126468 gene encoding ABC transporter G family member 27-like has product MDKPEWSDYLNNSSILLQIASHRVFSLSHYFLRVTVPSSCSNKGWLIRTRQVSESSKTSLLWTKSPLGFLSLSWWEQYGLLSLRGIKERRHDYFSWLRVTQVLSTAIILGLLWWQSDIHHPKGLQDQVGLLFFTVFWGFFPVFTAIFTFPHVRAMLSKERESNMYRLSAYFVARTTSDLLLDLILPVLFLVVVYFMAGLRLSAESFFLSVLTVFLCIVAAQLGLGLEIGASLMDLKKATTLASVRVMTFMLAGGYFVKRVKFQIAWICFMSFNYHTYKLLVKVQYQEIMENVNGEEIESGIKEVSALVAMVIGYRLLAYLSLRRMKLHSST; this is encoded by the exons ATGGACAAACCTGAGTGGTCTGATTACCTGAACAACTCGTCGATTTTACTGCAAATCGCTTCTCATAGAGTCTTTTCTCTCTCCCACTACTTTCTTCGTGTAACTGTCCCTTCTTCATGTTCTAACAAAGGGTGGCTGATCAGAACCAGACAAGTCTCTGAATCAAGTAAGACTAGTCTCTTG TGGACCAAATCTCCTTTGGGGTTTCTGTCTTTAAGCTGGTGGGAACAGTATGGTTTACTGTCCTTAAGGGGAATCAAAGAACGGAGACATGACTATTTCAGCTGGTTGAGAGTTACTCAAGTTCTCTCCACTGCCATCATCTTAGGTTTACTCTGGTGGCAATCAGACATTCATCATCCCAAAGGCCTACAAGATCAG GTAGGGCTACTCTTCTTCACCGTATTCTGGGGATTCTTTCCGGTATTCACGGCGATCTTCACTTTTCCTCATGTGAGAGCAATGCTGAGCAAGGAACGAGAGTCAAATATGTATAGATTAAGTGCATATTTTGTGGCTAGAACCACAAGCGACCTGCTACTTGACTTGATATTACCTGTGCTTTTCCTAGTTGTTGTATATTTCATGGCTGGATTGAGATTAAGTGCTGAATCCTTTTTCCTAAGTGTTCTCACGGTCTTCCTATGCATCGTTGCAGCTCAGCTG GGACTTGGATTAGAAATAGGGGCGAGCTTAATGGATCTGAAGAAGGCCACAACTTTAGCATCAGTAAGAGTAATGACTTTCATGCTCGCTGGTGGCTATTTCGTGAAG CGAGT AAAGTTCCAAATCGCTTGGATATGTTTCATGTCATTCAACTACCACACATACAAGCTCCTAGTGAAGGTACAATATCAAGAAATCATGGAAAACGTAAACGGGGAAGAAATTGAGAGTGGGATTAAGGAAGTGAGCGCTCTTGTAGCTATGGTTATAGGCTACCGTCTCTTAGCCTACCTCTCTCTTCGAAGGATGAAGCTCCACTCTTCGACTTAA
- the LOC104715576 gene encoding putative F-box protein At3g52320 — MGASLCLAVRKKKKIAKETIALPEIPEEVLIEILIRLPAKSLMRYKCVSKLWLSLIISPYFTNLFLKSSPRRRLFAYITDARHRIGKYALLISSSSSSHDQSVVSVIDQNLTMRIIGGHFVNAVRGLACFRAGRRVQICNLHTRQLVELPTIRSQVKGNNVWNYFGHDPVHDVYKVLTLVWEFNKEPRVRLEHHVLVLGAGAIWKNTQCHIPHHSPYTRGISINGVLYYGARTYDNRFMLMSFDLSSEEFNLIEFPNVSGFGSLCQIDLMNYKGRVAIFNSHRLLWTHSASSLVDVWVLEDADKSQWSLAKTSVLPVSQMDFNGYQLHTDGTSRTSQVWLRNGDPTPNQPVRFFGYDIERNEITPRIEVKLSLLNRFKKTKYWLWTLWSTFWDDIENIMYLET, encoded by the coding sequence ATGGGAGCGTCTTTATGTCTTGCcgtgaggaaaaagaaaaagatagcgAAGGAGACCATTGCCTTACCGGAGATCCCTGAGGAAGTATTGATCGAGATTCTGATAAGACTGCCGGCGAAATCTCTCATGAGATACAAGTGCGTCTCAAAGCTTTGGCTTTCCCTTATCATCTCTCCATATTTCACCAACCTATTCCTTAAATCCTCACCACGCCGACGTTTGTTCGCGTATATAACGGATGCAAGACATAGGATCGGCAAGTATGCCTTgctcatatcatcatcatcatcgagtcATGATCAGTCAGTCGTCTCAGTGATCGACCAAAATCTGACTATGCGGATAATAGGAGGCCACTTTGTGAACGCTGTTCGTGGCTTGGCGTGTTTCAGAGCTGGGAGAAGAGTGCAAATATGTAACCTTCACACAAGGCAGCTTGTGGAATTGCCTACTATAAGATCTCAAGTAAAAGGTAACAACGTGTGGAACTATTTTGGACACGATCCTGTTCATGATGTATACAAAGTGCTTACCCTGGTTTGGGAGTTCAATAAGGAACCTAGAGTGAGGTTAGAACATCATGTGTTGGTACTTGGAGCTGGAGCAATATGGAAAAATACTCAATGCCACATTCCTCATCATAGTCCTTACACACGAGGTATTTCCATTAACGGTGTTTTGTATTATGGAGCTCGGACTTATGATAACAGATTTATGCTTATGAGTTTTGACTTGAGTTCTGAAGAGTTCAATTTGATTGAATTTCCCAATGTTTCCGGCTTCGGGAGCTTGTGTCAGATCGATCTCATGAACTACAAAGGAAGAGTAGCTATTTTTAACAGTCACAGACTACTTTGGACCCATTCAGCAAGTTCTCTTGTGGATGTTTGGGTTCTTGAAGATGCTGACAAGAGTCAATGGTCCCTCGCCAAGACTAGTGTCTTGCCTGTTTCTCAGATGGATTTTAACGGTTATCAGTTGCATACGGATGGCACTAGTCGCACTAGCCAAGTTTGGTTGAGAAACGGAGATCCCACGCCGAATCAACCCGTTCGCTTTTTCGGTTATGATATAGAGAGGAATGAGATAACTCCAAGGATTGAAGTAAAGCTATCATTGCTTAATAGGTTTAAGAAGACAAAATATTGGTTGTGGACCTTGTGGTCAACATTTTGGGATGATATTGAGAACATCATGTACTTGGAAACCTAA
- the LOC104715577 gene encoding putative F-box protein At3g52320: MGASLCLAVRKKKKIAKETIALPEIPEQMVIEILIRLPAKSLMKYKCVTKLWLSLIVSPDFTNLFLKSSPRRRLFAYIADERHRIDKYALLTSSSSSHDQSVVSVIDQNLTMRIIGGHFVNAVRGLACFRAGRRVQICNLHTRQLVKLLIIRSQVKGKNVWNYFGHDPVHDVYKVLSLVWEFTKDHRVRLEHHLLVLGDGALWKKTQCLC, from the coding sequence ATGGGAGCGTCTTTATGTCTTGCcgtaaggaaaaagaaaaagatagcgAAGGAGACCATTGCCTTACCGGAGATCCCTGAGCAAATGGTGATCGAGATTCTGATAAGACTGCCGGCGAAATCTCTCATGAAATACAAGTGCGTCACAAAGCTTTGGCTTTCCCTTATCGTCTCTCCAGATTTCACCAACCTATTCCTTAAATCCTCACCACGCCGACGTTTGTTCGCGTATATAGCGGATGAAAGACACAGGATCGACAAGTATGCCTtgctcacatcatcatcatcgagtcATGATCAGTCAGTCGTCTCAGTGATCGACCAAAATCTGACTATGCGGATAATAGGAGGCCACTTTGTGAACGCTGTTCGTGGCTTGGCGTGTTTCAGAGCTGGGAGAAGAGTGCAAATATGTAACCTTCACACGAGGCAGCTTGTGAAATTGCTTATTATAAGATCTCAAGTAAAAGGTAAGAACGTGTGGAACTATTTCGGACATGATCCTGTTCATGATGTATACAAAGTGCTTAGCCTGGTTTGGGAGTTCACTAAGGACCATAGAGTGAGGTTAGAACATCATTTGTTGGTACTTGGAGATGGAGCATTATGGAAAAAGACTCAATGCCtatgttag